The following are encoded together in the Ranitomeya imitator isolate aRanImi1 chromosome 4, aRanImi1.pri, whole genome shotgun sequence genome:
- the LOC138675133 gene encoding aldo-keto reductase family 1 member C1-like yields the protein MALKPDSYVVLNDGNKMPVVGFGTYAPDTYTKEQAGESTKVAIEVGYRHIDCAFFYGNEVQVGQAIRSKIADGTVKREDIFYTGKLSSNNQTPERVRPALEKSLKDLQLDYMDLFLIHSPVEFKPGDDLIPLDENGKFIFHNTDIRETWKAMEACRDAGVVRSIGVSNFNRRQLELILNMPGLKYKPVCNQVECHIFLNQSKLLEFCKSRDIVLVGYSVLGSSRIEGWIDQNSPKVLEDPVLNTVAKKLNRSPAQVAQRYLLQRGCVVLAKSFSPERIKQNFQVFDFELSDEDMKSIDGVNINLRYLIIHPWKESPKYPYHDEY from the exons ATGGCTCTGAAGCCGGACTCCTACGTTGTGCTGAATGATGGGAATAAAATGCCGGTGGTCGGATTTGGCACCTACGCCCCAGACACG TACACCAAAGAACAGGCCGGTGAGAGCACCAAGGTCGCCATTGAGGTCGGATACCGTCACATTGACTGTGCATTTTTCTATGGCAATGAGGTCCAGGTCGGCCAAGCCATTAGATCAAAGATTGCTGATGGGACGGTGAAGCGGGAAGACATTTTTTACACTGGGAAG CTTTCGAGCAATAACCAGACTCCTGAGAGAGTTCGACCCGCGCTGGAGAAATCTCTGAAGGATCTACAGCTGGATTACATGGATCTCTTCCTTATCCATTCTCCGGTGGAGTTCAAG CCTGGAGATGATCTCATTCCCTTGGATGAAAATGGGAAATTCATTTTTCATAACACAGATATCCGGGAAACATGGAAG GCTATGGAAGCGTGCAGAGACGCCGGCGTCGTCCGATCCATCGGAGTCTCCAATTTTAACCGCCGGCAACTGGAGCTGATTCTCAACATGCCAGGACTCAAGTACAAACCAGTGTGCAACCAG GTGGAATGTCACATATTCCTCAATCAGAGCAAATTACTGGAGTTCTGCAAATCTCGTGATATCGTGCTGGTCGGATACAGTGTACTGGGGTCCAGCAGAATAGAGGGCTG GATTGACCAGAATTCCCCCAAAGTGCTTGAAGACCCCGTATTAAATACAGTCGCCAAGAAGCTGAACCGCTCTCCTGCGCAAGTGGCCCAAAGATATTTGCTGCAGAGGGGATGTGTCGTCTTGGCAAAAAGCTTCAGCCCTGAGAGGATCAAGCAAAACTTTCAG GTTTTTGACTTTGAATTAAGTGACGAAGATATGAAATCTATAGATGGAGTGAATATAAACTTGCGTTACCTGATTATCCATCC CTGGAAAGAAAGCCCCAAGTATCCATATCATGATGAATATTAA